A section of the Lampris incognitus isolate fLamInc1 chromosome 8, fLamInc1.hap2, whole genome shotgun sequence genome encodes:
- the LOC130116826 gene encoding interferon regulatory factor 2-binding protein 1-like, with protein MSSASQASSRRQWCYLCDLPKMPWAMLWEFSEAVCRGCVNYDGADRIELLIETARQLKSTHGVLDGRSPGPQQSKPGSGGPMEGGRQHAERLDRGRAEYGVSSRLPNGLHRAEDVAVSEGSRQSPNTRRAMAGAVPTLHGAIPHALLAQGLVGAPHGLLTPLSGSRAGAPPLACSAGPIISDAGRRQAVSLGVGASTSTLVGLDAGVWRNGEVMAELAESARSRSDGWPNRPKAVRDVLVTLSGCVPFNVRFRKDHNLMGRILAFDVSTTPEVELKVFVEYPIGSGMVYSGIPDLVRQMFRDSAKDAGKAVNSGLRYMEYEKRQGTGDWRGLTELLNDGVRLFKEPPIPEVLPQPYPDAGMPMATAGRPVPPKSTTRRRKASPGSENGESEGRSDHPPREPWPRGAYPGMEPLPGIPAPQEGPPRLHSQPSPISALMGVADSLSSSQMARDSPSMSAAHSSATGRPTSGSPSTASASVSQAAIGPGVSAGGPSNPSAGESGSSSQGTLLCCTLCRERLEDTHFVQCPSIPHHKFCFPCTRASIRSQGPGGEVYCPSGERCPLSGSTVPWAFMQGEISTILAGDGDVTVKKENDP; from the coding sequence ATGTCCTCCGCCTCGCAGGCATCGTCCCGGCGGCAATGGTGCTACCTCTGCGACCTGCCCAAGATGCCCTGGGCCATGCTCTGGGAGTTCAGCGAGGCCGTGTGCCGGGGCTGCGTCAACTACGACGGGGCGGACAGGATCGAGCTGCTCATTGAAACCGCCCGGCAGCTGAAGAGCACCCACGGCGTGCTGGACGGCAGGTCTCCCGGTCCGCAGCAAAGCAAACCCGGTTCCGGCGGGCCCATGGAAGGCGGGCGGCAGCACGCGGAACGTTTAGACAGGGGCCGGGCCGAGTACGGCGTCTCCTCCCGCCTCCCCAACGGGCTGCACAGAGCCGAGGACGTGGCCGTGTCGGAGGGCAGCCGGCAGAGCCCGAACACTCGCCGGGCCATGGCGGGGGCCGTTCCCACTCTGCACGGCGCCATACCTCACGCCCTGCTGGCGCAGGGTTTGGTTGGAGCGCCGCACGGCCTTTTGACCCCGCTGTCGGGCTCCAGAGCCGGAGCCCCACCTCTTGCTTGTTCGGCTGGCCCCATTATAAGCGACGCGGGGAGGAGACAGGCGGTGTCTCTGGGTGTAGGAGCGAGCACCTCTACCTTGGTGGGTCTGGATGCGGGAGTCTGGAGGAACGGCGAGGTGATGGCTGAGCTGGCGGAGAGCGCCCGCAGCAGGTCGGATGGTTGGCCGAACCGGCCCAAAGCGGTGCGGGATGTGCTGGTGACCCTCAGCGGCTGCGTCCCGTTTAACGTGCGCTTCAGGAAAGACCACAACTTGATGGGGCGCATCTTGGCTTTTGACGTGAGCACAACTCCTgaggtggagctgaaggtgtttGTGGAGTATCCCATCGGCTCTGGCATGGTCTACTCGGGAATCCCTGACTTGGTCCGGCAGATGTTCCGTGACTCGGCCAAAGACGCGGGTAAAGCCGTGAACTCGGGGCTGCGCTACATGGAGTACGAGAAGAGGCAGGGCACGGGGGACTGGCGTGGGCTCACCGAGCTGTTGAATGACGGCGTGCGACTGTTCAAGGAGCCTCCCATCCCAGAGGTGCTGCCACAGCCGTATCCAGATGCCGGGATGCCCATGGCGACGGCTGGCCGCCCCGTGCCTCCAAAAAGCACAACCCGGCGACGCAAGGCTTCTCCAGGGTCCGAGAACGGAGAGAGCGAAGGGAGATCCGACCACCCACCTCGAGAGCCCTGGCCCCGGGGTGCCTACCCAGGTATGGAGCCCCTCCCCGGCATCCCTGCCCCCCAAGAAGGCCCGCCGCGTCTACACAGCCAGCCCTCGCCCATCTCCGCTCTCATGGGGGTTGCTGACAGCCTGAGCTCCAGCCAGATGGCCCGAGATAGTCCTAGCATGTCCGCAGCCCACTCTTCTGCCACCGGGCGGCCAACAAGTGGCAGTCCCTCCACGGCCTCGGCCTCCGTTTCCCAGGCAGCCATTGGGCCGGGTGTGAGTGCGGGAGGGCCGAGCAACCCCAGTGCTGGGGAGTCGGGAAGCAGCAGTCAGGGGACACTGCTCTGCTGCACCCTTTGCCGGGAGCGTTTGGAGGACACTCACTTTGTCCAGTGTCCCTCCATTCCCCATCACAAGTTCTGCTTCCCCTGTACCCGAGCCTCCATCCGTAGCCAAGGCCCAGGAGGGGAAGTCTACTGCCCCAGTGGAGAGCGCTGTCCCCTGTCTGGATCCACTGTGCCTTGGGCCTTTATGCAGGGTGAGATCTCCACCATCTTGGCTGGAGATGGAGATGTTACAGTGAAGAAGGAGAATGACCCCTGA